One Siniperca chuatsi isolate FFG_IHB_CAS linkage group LG5, ASM2008510v1, whole genome shotgun sequence DNA window includes the following coding sequences:
- the arhgap25 gene encoding rho GTPase-activating protein 25 isoform X1 has translation MSLKLPRNWDFSTFKAETARIAFLWCLAARSKSVIPGEGGPGPGSPRSSRSMERPLKAGWLKKQQRSLVKNWQHRYFVLRGSTLTYHKDDKETTVQGVIQLRFSKVNELPLNSDDPGKYLFEIIPRSSGDRERCPYVFMANSQSDMEEWVRTLRRVIGVPTSGVFGKGLMDTVTYEQRFGPHMVPILVQKCVEFIKEHGLNEEGIFRLPGQDNAVKQFRDAFDAGERPSFPSDTDVHTVASLLKLYLRELPEPVVPWTQYQDFLDCTNMLDSSSTEGWEKLEKQIALLPRINYNLLSYVCRFLFEVQLHSKVNKMNVENLATVMGINLLKPQIEDPITVMKATPQIQKLMTVMIRQHATLFPLSKDMLHSPPTNKAESQKNTPRSFVGWESAEMGDASLSESPEEEEDNDSPGPDRGNCSPKNTLQELLSPSTDDWLGSPRKRTQTLPTFNCPLTGMAAKADALNRWSNIQESMEEKSGTLSEDIFKILDLRSSGSLFGGSQMSNKEGEDRLTAKRGSDNTGSSTAGSEKPDSDSRPARVLSHQKSVGNLAVSGSVQQVNSRSEQKKDSQQLVDSLQQENKELRATVAELRSALEADRRHVAALEICLRDAERSRDEAQRRNAELQRDIQQFLTTKPQAPT, from the exons ATGTCTCTGAAGCTACCTCGCAACTGGGACTTCAGCACCTTCAAGGCTGAGACAGCTCGGATAG CTTTCTTGTGGTGTTTGGCAGCGCGATCCAAGAGTGTGATACCTGGAGAGGGAGGCCCTGGTCCGGGCTCACCACGCTCCTCCAGGTCCATGGAGAGGCCGCTGAAGGCCGGCTGGCTCAAGAAACAGCAGAGGTCTTTAGTCAAGAACTGGCAGCATCGTTACTTTGTGCTGAGAGGAAGCACTCTGACCTACCACAAGGATGACAAGGAGACCACTGTCCAG GGAGTCATCCAGCTGCGGTTCAGTAAAGTGAATGAACTCCCTCTGAACTCAGATGACCCTGGGAAATACCTCTTTGAGATTATACCAC GTTCAAGTGGAGATAGAGAGCGATGTCCCTATGTGTTCATGGCAAACTCCCAGAGTGACATGGAGGAGTGGGTCCGCACTCTGCGCAGGGTCATTGGAGTACCAACAAGTGGAG tGTTTGGAAAGGGTCTCATGGACACAGTAACATATGAGCAACGGTTTGGGCCCCACATGGTGCCAATCCTGGTGCAGAAGTGTGTGGAGTTCATCAAAGAACATGGCCTGAATGAGGAGGGCATCTTCCGCCTCCCAGGTCAGGACAATGCTGTCAAACAGTTCAGAGACGCCTTTGATGCAGGAGAGAGGCCCTCCTTCCCCAG TGACACAGATGTCCACACAGTGGCGTCGCTGCTCAAGCTGTACCTGCGAGAGCTGCCTGAGCCCGTGGTGCCCTGGACTCAGTACCAAGATTTCCTGGACTGCACCAACATGCTGGACTCCAGCAGCACGGAG GGTTGGGAAAAGTTGGAGAAACAAATTGCTCTTCTCCCCAGAATCAACTACAACCTTCTCAGTTATGTCTGCCG gtttttgttTGAGGTGCAGCTGCACTCCAAGGTGAATAAGATGAATGTAGAGAACTTGGCTACAGTGATGGGGATCAACCTGCTCAAACCTCAGATAGAAGACCCCATCACTGTGATGAAGG CGACTCCTCAGATCCAGAAactgatgacagtgatgatcAGACAGCATGCaactctgtttcctctctccaaAGACATGCTTCACTCCCCTCCCACAAACAAGGCCGAAAGCCAAAAGAACACTCCCCGAAGCTTTGTGGGCTGGGAGTCTGCAGAG ATGGGTGATGCATCTCTGTCCGAGTCtccagaagaggaggaggacaatgACAGTCCAGGTCCAGACAGAGGAAACTGCAGCCCCAAAAACACACTTCAGGAGCTTCTCTCACCTTCCACAGATGACTGGCTCGGAAGTCCCCGCAAACGCACGCAGACCCTGCCCACCTTCAACTGCCCCCTCACTGGGATGGCAGCCAAGGCCGACGCCCTCAACCGGTGGAGTAACATCCAGGAAAGCATGGAGGAGAAGAGCGGGACATTGTCAGAGGACATTTTTAAGATCCTGGACCTCCGGAGTTCAGGTTCATTGTTCGGGGGGTCTCAGATGAGTAACAAGGAGGGAGAGGATAGGTTAACAGCCAAAAGAGGAAGTGACAACACAGGTTCTTCTACTGCTGGCTCCGAAAAGCCTGACAGTGACTCTCGGCCTGCTCGGGTGCTGTCTCATCAAAAGAGTGTAGGGAACCTGGCAGTGAGCGGCTCAGTTCAGCAGGTCAACAGCAGGTCTGAGCAGAAGAAAGACAGCCAGCAGCTTGTAGACAG TCTGCAGCAGGAGAACAAGGAGCTGAGGGCCACTGTTGCAGAGCTCCGATCTGCTCTGGAGGCAGATCGCCGCCATGTGGCCGCTCTGGAGATCTGCCTGAGAGATGCCGAGCGCAGCCGAGACGAGGCTCAGAGACGCAACGCCGAGCTGCAAAGAGACATTCAGCAGTTCCTCACCACAAAGCCACAAGCTCCCACCTAA
- the cds2 gene encoding phosphatidate cytidylyltransferase 2 yields MTELRHRGARDTDPTLQQQSSEDKGSDSELKVEKDAVSDSESKVDSGVPEVPVSPDDTPVVLNKALSGLSSRWKNWWVRGILTLAMISFFFFIIYLGPMVLMMIVLCVQIKCFQEIITIGYSVYHSYHLPWFRTLSWYFLLCVNYFFYGETVTDYFFTLVQREEPLRILSKYHRFISFALYLTGFCMFVLSLVKKHYRLQFYMFGWTHVTLLIVVTQSHLIIHNLFEGMIWFIVPISCVICNDIMAYMFGFFFGRTPLIKLSPKKTWEGFIGGFFSTIVFGIMLSYVMAGWRYFVCPVEFNNDSNSFQVDCEPSELFQLQDYALPSILESVTGWTTVRLYPFQIHSIALSSFASIVGPFGGFFASGFKRAFKIKDFANTIPGHGGIMDRFDCQYLMATFVNVYIASFIRGPNPSKVIQQLLALRADQQLYIFNSLKAHLTEKGLLPALEEAAA; encoded by the exons gGTTCCGACAGTGAACTGAAGGTGGAAAAAGATGCGGTGTCAGacagtgagtccaaggtggacTCAGGGGTCCCAGAGGtgccagtctctcctgatgacACCCCTGTGGTTCTAAACAAGGCCCTGTCTGGACTCTCCTCAAG ATGGAAGAACTGGTGGGTACGCGGCATCCTCACACTAGCCATgatctccttcttcttcttcatcatctacCTGGGCCCCATGGTGCTTATGATGATT GTCCTCTGTGTTCAGATCAAGTGCTTCCAGGAAATCATCACCATCGGCTACAGTGTGTACCACTCCTACCACCTGCCCTGGTTCAGGACGTTGAGCTG GTActtcctgctgtgtgtgaaCTACTTCTTCTATGGTGAGACCGTGACAGATTACTTCTTCACACTGGTGCAAAGGGAGGAGCCGCTTCGCATCCTCAGCAAATACCACCGTTTTATCTCCTTTGCCCTCTACCTCACAG gtttctgcatgtttgtgcTGAGTTTGGTGAAGAAGCACTACCGCCTTCAGTTCTACATG TTTGGTTGGACCCATGTGACTCTGCTGATTGTGGTGACTCAGTCTCACCTTATCATTCACAACCTGTTTGAGGGCATGATCTG GTTCATTGTGCCAATTTCCTGTGTGATCTGTAATGACATTATGGCTTACATGTTTGGTTTCTTCTTCGGCCGCACCCCTCTCATCAAG ctgtcaccTAAGAAGACATGGGAGGGATTCATTGGTGGATTCTTCTCCACCATTGTGTTTGGCATCATG CTCTCCTATGTGATGGCAGGCTGGCGCTACTTTGTGTGTCCAGTGGAATTCAACAACGACTCCAACAGTTTCCAAGTGGACTGTGAGCCATCAGAGCTTTTCCAGCTCCAGGACTACGCCCTGCCCAGCATCCTGGAGTCTGTCACTGGATGG ACCACAGTGCGTCTCTATCCTTTCCAGATCCACAGCAttgctctctcctcttttgCCTCCATCGTGGGACCTTTCGGTGGCTTCTTTGCCAGCGGCTTCAAGAGAGCCTTCAAGATCAAG GATTTTGCCAACACTATCCCAGGTCATGGTGGCATTATGGACAGATTTGACTGCCAGTACCTCATGGCCACATTTGTTAATGTCTACATTGCTAGCTTCATCAG gGGCCCCAACCCCAGCAAGGTGATCCAGCAGCTCCTGGCCCTCCGTGCCGATCAGCAGCTCTACATCTTCAATTCCCTGAAGGCTCACCTGACAGAGAAGGGCCTGCTGCCAGCGCTGGAGGAGGCCGCCGCTTAG
- the arhgap25 gene encoding rho GTPase-activating protein 25 isoform X3: protein MTLLPPAFLWCLAARSKSVIPGEGGPGPGSPRSSRSMERPLKAGWLKKQQRSLVKNWQHRYFVLRGSTLTYHKDDKETTVQGVIQLRFSKVNELPLNSDDPGKYLFEIIPRSSGDRERCPYVFMANSQSDMEEWVRTLRRVIGVPTSGVFGKGLMDTVTYEQRFGPHMVPILVQKCVEFIKEHGLNEEGIFRLPGQDNAVKQFRDAFDAGERPSFPSDTDVHTVASLLKLYLRELPEPVVPWTQYQDFLDCTNMLDSSSTEGWEKLEKQIALLPRINYNLLSYVCRFLFEVQLHSKVNKMNVENLATVMGINLLKPQIEDPITVMKATPQIQKLMTVMIRQHATLFPLSKDMLHSPPTNKAESQKNTPRSFVGWESAEMGDASLSESPEEEEDNDSPGPDRGNCSPKNTLQELLSPSTDDWLGSPRKRTQTLPTFNCPLTGMAAKADALNRWSNIQESMEEKSGTLSEDIFKILDLRSSGSLFGGSQMSNKEGEDRLTAKRGSDNTGSSTAGSEKPDSDSRPARVLSHQKSVGNLAVSGSVQQVNSRSEQKKDSQQLVDSLQQENKELRATVAELRSALEADRRHVAALEICLRDAERSRDEAQRRNAELQRDIQQFLTTKPQAPT, encoded by the exons ATGACACTTTTACCACCAGCTTTCTTGTGGTGTTTGGCAGCGCGATCCAAGAGTGTGATACCTGGAGAGGGAGGCCCTGGTCCGGGCTCACCACGCTCCTCCAGGTCCATGGAGAGGCCGCTGAAGGCCGGCTGGCTCAAGAAACAGCAGAGGTCTTTAGTCAAGAACTGGCAGCATCGTTACTTTGTGCTGAGAGGAAGCACTCTGACCTACCACAAGGATGACAAGGAGACCACTGTCCAG GGAGTCATCCAGCTGCGGTTCAGTAAAGTGAATGAACTCCCTCTGAACTCAGATGACCCTGGGAAATACCTCTTTGAGATTATACCAC GTTCAAGTGGAGATAGAGAGCGATGTCCCTATGTGTTCATGGCAAACTCCCAGAGTGACATGGAGGAGTGGGTCCGCACTCTGCGCAGGGTCATTGGAGTACCAACAAGTGGAG tGTTTGGAAAGGGTCTCATGGACACAGTAACATATGAGCAACGGTTTGGGCCCCACATGGTGCCAATCCTGGTGCAGAAGTGTGTGGAGTTCATCAAAGAACATGGCCTGAATGAGGAGGGCATCTTCCGCCTCCCAGGTCAGGACAATGCTGTCAAACAGTTCAGAGACGCCTTTGATGCAGGAGAGAGGCCCTCCTTCCCCAG TGACACAGATGTCCACACAGTGGCGTCGCTGCTCAAGCTGTACCTGCGAGAGCTGCCTGAGCCCGTGGTGCCCTGGACTCAGTACCAAGATTTCCTGGACTGCACCAACATGCTGGACTCCAGCAGCACGGAG GGTTGGGAAAAGTTGGAGAAACAAATTGCTCTTCTCCCCAGAATCAACTACAACCTTCTCAGTTATGTCTGCCG gtttttgttTGAGGTGCAGCTGCACTCCAAGGTGAATAAGATGAATGTAGAGAACTTGGCTACAGTGATGGGGATCAACCTGCTCAAACCTCAGATAGAAGACCCCATCACTGTGATGAAGG CGACTCCTCAGATCCAGAAactgatgacagtgatgatcAGACAGCATGCaactctgtttcctctctccaaAGACATGCTTCACTCCCCTCCCACAAACAAGGCCGAAAGCCAAAAGAACACTCCCCGAAGCTTTGTGGGCTGGGAGTCTGCAGAG ATGGGTGATGCATCTCTGTCCGAGTCtccagaagaggaggaggacaatgACAGTCCAGGTCCAGACAGAGGAAACTGCAGCCCCAAAAACACACTTCAGGAGCTTCTCTCACCTTCCACAGATGACTGGCTCGGAAGTCCCCGCAAACGCACGCAGACCCTGCCCACCTTCAACTGCCCCCTCACTGGGATGGCAGCCAAGGCCGACGCCCTCAACCGGTGGAGTAACATCCAGGAAAGCATGGAGGAGAAGAGCGGGACATTGTCAGAGGACATTTTTAAGATCCTGGACCTCCGGAGTTCAGGTTCATTGTTCGGGGGGTCTCAGATGAGTAACAAGGAGGGAGAGGATAGGTTAACAGCCAAAAGAGGAAGTGACAACACAGGTTCTTCTACTGCTGGCTCCGAAAAGCCTGACAGTGACTCTCGGCCTGCTCGGGTGCTGTCTCATCAAAAGAGTGTAGGGAACCTGGCAGTGAGCGGCTCAGTTCAGCAGGTCAACAGCAGGTCTGAGCAGAAGAAAGACAGCCAGCAGCTTGTAGACAG TCTGCAGCAGGAGAACAAGGAGCTGAGGGCCACTGTTGCAGAGCTCCGATCTGCTCTGGAGGCAGATCGCCGCCATGTGGCCGCTCTGGAGATCTGCCTGAGAGATGCCGAGCGCAGCCGAGACGAGGCTCAGAGACGCAACGCCGAGCTGCAAAGAGACATTCAGCAGTTCCTCACCACAAAGCCACAAGCTCCCACCTAA
- the arhgap25 gene encoding rho GTPase-activating protein 25 isoform X2, whose protein sequence is MSLKLPRNWDFSTFKAETARIARSKSVIPGEGGPGPGSPRSSRSMERPLKAGWLKKQQRSLVKNWQHRYFVLRGSTLTYHKDDKETTVQGVIQLRFSKVNELPLNSDDPGKYLFEIIPRSSGDRERCPYVFMANSQSDMEEWVRTLRRVIGVPTSGVFGKGLMDTVTYEQRFGPHMVPILVQKCVEFIKEHGLNEEGIFRLPGQDNAVKQFRDAFDAGERPSFPSDTDVHTVASLLKLYLRELPEPVVPWTQYQDFLDCTNMLDSSSTEGWEKLEKQIALLPRINYNLLSYVCRFLFEVQLHSKVNKMNVENLATVMGINLLKPQIEDPITVMKATPQIQKLMTVMIRQHATLFPLSKDMLHSPPTNKAESQKNTPRSFVGWESAEMGDASLSESPEEEEDNDSPGPDRGNCSPKNTLQELLSPSTDDWLGSPRKRTQTLPTFNCPLTGMAAKADALNRWSNIQESMEEKSGTLSEDIFKILDLRSSGSLFGGSQMSNKEGEDRLTAKRGSDNTGSSTAGSEKPDSDSRPARVLSHQKSVGNLAVSGSVQQVNSRSEQKKDSQQLVDSLQQENKELRATVAELRSALEADRRHVAALEICLRDAERSRDEAQRRNAELQRDIQQFLTTKPQAPT, encoded by the exons ATGTCTCTGAAGCTACCTCGCAACTGGGACTTCAGCACCTTCAAGGCTGAGACAGCTCGGATAG CGCGATCCAAGAGTGTGATACCTGGAGAGGGAGGCCCTGGTCCGGGCTCACCACGCTCCTCCAGGTCCATGGAGAGGCCGCTGAAGGCCGGCTGGCTCAAGAAACAGCAGAGGTCTTTAGTCAAGAACTGGCAGCATCGTTACTTTGTGCTGAGAGGAAGCACTCTGACCTACCACAAGGATGACAAGGAGACCACTGTCCAG GGAGTCATCCAGCTGCGGTTCAGTAAAGTGAATGAACTCCCTCTGAACTCAGATGACCCTGGGAAATACCTCTTTGAGATTATACCAC GTTCAAGTGGAGATAGAGAGCGATGTCCCTATGTGTTCATGGCAAACTCCCAGAGTGACATGGAGGAGTGGGTCCGCACTCTGCGCAGGGTCATTGGAGTACCAACAAGTGGAG tGTTTGGAAAGGGTCTCATGGACACAGTAACATATGAGCAACGGTTTGGGCCCCACATGGTGCCAATCCTGGTGCAGAAGTGTGTGGAGTTCATCAAAGAACATGGCCTGAATGAGGAGGGCATCTTCCGCCTCCCAGGTCAGGACAATGCTGTCAAACAGTTCAGAGACGCCTTTGATGCAGGAGAGAGGCCCTCCTTCCCCAG TGACACAGATGTCCACACAGTGGCGTCGCTGCTCAAGCTGTACCTGCGAGAGCTGCCTGAGCCCGTGGTGCCCTGGACTCAGTACCAAGATTTCCTGGACTGCACCAACATGCTGGACTCCAGCAGCACGGAG GGTTGGGAAAAGTTGGAGAAACAAATTGCTCTTCTCCCCAGAATCAACTACAACCTTCTCAGTTATGTCTGCCG gtttttgttTGAGGTGCAGCTGCACTCCAAGGTGAATAAGATGAATGTAGAGAACTTGGCTACAGTGATGGGGATCAACCTGCTCAAACCTCAGATAGAAGACCCCATCACTGTGATGAAGG CGACTCCTCAGATCCAGAAactgatgacagtgatgatcAGACAGCATGCaactctgtttcctctctccaaAGACATGCTTCACTCCCCTCCCACAAACAAGGCCGAAAGCCAAAAGAACACTCCCCGAAGCTTTGTGGGCTGGGAGTCTGCAGAG ATGGGTGATGCATCTCTGTCCGAGTCtccagaagaggaggaggacaatgACAGTCCAGGTCCAGACAGAGGAAACTGCAGCCCCAAAAACACACTTCAGGAGCTTCTCTCACCTTCCACAGATGACTGGCTCGGAAGTCCCCGCAAACGCACGCAGACCCTGCCCACCTTCAACTGCCCCCTCACTGGGATGGCAGCCAAGGCCGACGCCCTCAACCGGTGGAGTAACATCCAGGAAAGCATGGAGGAGAAGAGCGGGACATTGTCAGAGGACATTTTTAAGATCCTGGACCTCCGGAGTTCAGGTTCATTGTTCGGGGGGTCTCAGATGAGTAACAAGGAGGGAGAGGATAGGTTAACAGCCAAAAGAGGAAGTGACAACACAGGTTCTTCTACTGCTGGCTCCGAAAAGCCTGACAGTGACTCTCGGCCTGCTCGGGTGCTGTCTCATCAAAAGAGTGTAGGGAACCTGGCAGTGAGCGGCTCAGTTCAGCAGGTCAACAGCAGGTCTGAGCAGAAGAAAGACAGCCAGCAGCTTGTAGACAG TCTGCAGCAGGAGAACAAGGAGCTGAGGGCCACTGTTGCAGAGCTCCGATCTGCTCTGGAGGCAGATCGCCGCCATGTGGCCGCTCTGGAGATCTGCCTGAGAGATGCCGAGCGCAGCCGAGACGAGGCTCAGAGACGCAACGCCGAGCTGCAAAGAGACATTCAGCAGTTCCTCACCACAAAGCCACAAGCTCCCACCTAA